The following coding sequences lie in one Azoarcus sp. PA01 genomic window:
- a CDS encoding c-type cytochrome — MMKNLLGACAAMLIMIASCPVGASGQTGAERGQAVFQEWCVSCHGTGPGHPGTQALDLRYQGSLPGALEQRLDLTPETVEAFVRNGISVMPFFRKTEISDAELDALGAYLSRNNPH; from the coding sequence ATGATGAAAAATTTACTTGGCGCGTGCGCCGCCATGTTGATAATGATTGCATCCTGCCCGGTAGGAGCCAGCGGACAGACAGGGGCCGAGCGCGGCCAGGCAGTATTCCAGGAATGGTGTGTTTCCTGCCACGGCACCGGCCCCGGTCATCCGGGAACGCAGGCCCTTGATCTTCGCTATCAGGGCTCGCTGCCGGGGGCGCTGGAACAGCGCCTCGACCTGACCCCCGAGACCGTCGAGGCATTCGTGCGGAACGGCATTTCGGTCATGCCGTTTTTCCGCAAGACCGAGATCAGCGATGCCGAACTCGATGCTCTGGGAGCCTACCTGTCGCGCAATAACCCACACTAG
- a CDS encoding NAD(P)-dependent alcohol dehydrogenase, with translation MRAIRLRNPAGLDRLELVELPDPGQPGPGEIRVRIHASSLNFHDLGVVIGAMPAADGRIPMSDGAGVVEAIGEGVDEFAVGDAVVSTFFPQWLEGEPRIADFSTTPGDGADGYACEFAVRPATAFTHAPRHYSHAQAATLTTAGLTAWRALICNGGLKAGDSVLVLGTGGVSIFALQFAKAMGATVIATSSSDEKLERVKALGANHVINYRRETDWASRVLDFTGGRGVDHIVEVGGPGTLAQSIQACRIGGHIALIGVLTGGAGSVPTAALMKRQQRLQGLIVGNRQHQNELVRAIEATGITPVIDRSFALKNIADAFRLQQAGRHFGKICLEF, from the coding sequence ATGAGAGCGATCAGATTACGTAACCCCGCGGGCCTCGACCGCCTTGAGCTGGTCGAGCTTCCCGATCCTGGCCAGCCCGGACCGGGCGAGATCAGAGTGAGGATTCACGCCAGTTCCCTCAATTTCCACGACCTTGGGGTCGTCATCGGCGCCATGCCCGCGGCCGACGGGCGCATCCCGATGTCCGATGGCGCCGGAGTGGTCGAGGCAATCGGTGAAGGAGTCGATGAATTCGCCGTGGGCGATGCCGTGGTCTCGACTTTCTTTCCGCAGTGGCTGGAGGGCGAGCCCCGCATCGCTGACTTCTCGACCACTCCCGGCGACGGCGCCGATGGCTATGCATGCGAGTTCGCCGTTCGGCCAGCGACTGCCTTCACGCACGCACCGCGTCACTACAGCCACGCGCAAGCCGCCACGCTGACCACGGCCGGACTCACCGCATGGCGTGCGCTGATCTGCAACGGCGGCCTGAAAGCCGGCGACAGCGTACTCGTGCTGGGTACGGGCGGCGTTTCGATCTTTGCGCTCCAGTTCGCCAAGGCGATGGGCGCGACCGTGATCGCGACCTCTTCCTCGGACGAAAAACTCGAGCGTGTCAAAGCTCTCGGCGCCAACCACGTCATCAATTACCGCCGTGAAACGGATTGGGCTTCGCGCGTGCTCGATTTCACCGGCGGCCGCGGCGTCGATCACATTGTCGAAGTCGGAGGACCCGGCACCTTGGCTCAATCGATCCAGGCCTGCCGGATAGGAGGTCACATCGCATTGATCGGCGTGCTCACAGGGGGAGCAGGGTCCGTGCCTACGGCGGCGCTGATGAAGCGCCAGCAGCGCCTGCAAGGGCTGATTGTCGGCAATCGGCAACATCAGAACGAACTGGTCCGTGCCATCGAAGCGACCGGGATTACGCCAGTCATCGACCGCTCATTCGCGCTCAAAAACATCGCCGATGCGTTCCGTCTGCAACAGGCGGGACGGCACTTCGGGAAAATATGCCTGGAATTTTGA
- a CDS encoding type II toxin-antitoxin system RelE/ParE family toxin: MKLLRFLGDSLKCLREFPEDARHDAGYQLDKVQRGEQPDDFKPMPSIGKGVEELRVWDDSGTYRVIYTARLADVVYVLHAFQKKTQATGKRDVDLARKRYTDLMRGAE; this comes from the coding sequence ATGAAGCTACTTCGATTCCTCGGCGACTCGCTCAAATGTCTGCGGGAGTTTCCCGAGGATGCCCGGCACGATGCCGGCTACCAGCTAGACAAGGTGCAGCGCGGCGAGCAGCCTGACGACTTCAAGCCGATGCCGAGCATCGGCAAGGGCGTCGAGGAACTTCGAGTATGGGACGACTCGGGCACGTACCGCGTGATCTACACCGCACGCCTGGCCGATGTCGTCTATGTGCTTCATGCTTTTCAGAAGAAGACGCAGGCCACCGGCAAGCGCGACGTGGATCTGGCCCGGAAGCGATACACTGACCTGATGAGAGGTGCCGAATGA
- a CDS encoding helix-turn-helix domain-containing protein: MTNAETFSSVWDAVADTPQQAANLQARAELMRQIAAIIKAAEWTQAEAAEHCGVTQPRINDLLRGRVSRFSLDALVNIATALGRRVHLELEAA; this comes from the coding sequence ATGACCAATGCAGAGACTTTCAGCAGCGTGTGGGACGCTGTTGCCGATACCCCCCAGCAAGCCGCCAACCTTCAAGCACGGGCCGAACTGATGCGGCAAATCGCCGCGATCATCAAGGCGGCCGAATGGACGCAGGCCGAGGCGGCCGAGCACTGCGGCGTTACCCAGCCGCGCATCAACGATCTGCTGCGTGGGCGCGTTTCGCGTTTCTCGCTCGATGCCTTGGTGAATATCGCCACGGCCCTCGGCCGGCGCGTGCACCTGGAACTCGAGGCGGCCTAG
- a CDS encoding FAD-dependent oxidoreductase produces MKLPKDVKAEDFNAALEEFRRVVGEKWLFMSDEDMHLYRDAYSLQWGEPNELVASAAVAPENVEQVQGVVRVAAKYSIPLFAISTGKNLGYGGSAPNMAGNVIVDLKRMNKVIEVDDKRNFCIVEPGVSYFDLYKYIHERGFKVMMDVPDPAGAARWAMRSTMAWATRG; encoded by the coding sequence ATGAAACTTCCGAAAGACGTCAAGGCTGAAGACTTTAACGCCGCACTAGAAGAATTTCGTCGTGTCGTGGGTGAAAAATGGCTTTTCATGAGCGACGAGGACATGCATCTTTACCGGGATGCCTATTCCCTGCAGTGGGGAGAGCCCAATGAACTGGTCGCTTCCGCGGCGGTTGCTCCGGAAAATGTCGAGCAGGTCCAGGGCGTGGTACGCGTTGCCGCCAAATACAGTATCCCGCTGTTCGCCATTTCCACCGGCAAGAACCTGGGCTACGGCGGCTCTGCTCCGAACATGGCGGGCAACGTCATTGTCGATCTCAAGCGCATGAATAAGGTCATCGAAGTCGATGACAAGAGGAACTTCTGCATCGTCGAGCCGGGCGTCTCCTACTTCGATTTGTACAAGTACATCCATGAGCGCGGCTTCAAGGTCATGATGGACGTACCCGACCCGGCTGGGGCAGCCCGCTGGGCAATGCGCTCGACCATGGCGTGGGCTACACGTGGATGA